In the bacterium genome, AAGCATATATTATTGCCACAGATTCCCGGATTAAGAGAAAATTTGTTATTGAAAACCAAATTGCCACAGATTCACAGATTAAGAGAAAGTTTTTTATTAAAAACCAAATTCGAAACTAACCTTACAGATTATAAGATAACTCTTTTTGTAACTAACGAATTTTCACCAAAGTTGACAATTAGACCCAAGGGACACTTCGATATGGCGAGATAGTTTATCACCCAAGCGTAATGTTCGTCTACTATTCCTTTTTGAGCCTTGACTTCTAATATGATTTTATTAAACACTACAAAATCAGCATAGAAAAAATGGGGCAGGATCACTCCTTTATATTCAACCTTGAATTGTTTTTCACGGGCATACGGGATGTTGTTTTGATTGAACTCATGTTCTATGGCATCCTTATAAACTATTTCGAGTAACCCTTTGCCTAAAGTGCGGTGAACTTCCATGCATAGACCAATGATCTGATAGCTTTGTTCCTGTAACGGGTATTTATCTTCGGTGTATTTCATATTTTCTGATCTGTGAATCTGTGGCCTCCTACAATACAAAAGCTTCTGCGGCGCGAACACGTTTTGATATCGCCGGATGAGAATAGAACAAAAATTCCACCACGGGATGCGGCTCGTCGTCTGCCAGATTCATTAGAGACAACCGCTGCATAGCGCTGATAAAGGCGGTTTTGTTCTTGGTTTTATTCAGTGCATACGCATCCGCCTGTCGTTCATACACACGGCTCAGCGCATTATTGATCGGGCCGGTTATGAAGCCGAACAGCATCAGAAGTAATCCTAGCAAAGGCAGGGCGGCAAGGTCCGTGATAGACGTTAACCCGAAAACGGGAAGCAGAAGTTCGTATAACCATGACGTAACAAAAAGCCCGAGAAAAATACTGACCATGCTCAGCAGCATGCTCTTGGTAATATGTTTATGATAATAGTGGCCAACTTCATGCGCGAAAACAACTTCGATTTCCTCATCGGAAAAATTTTCGAGTAACGTATCCGCCAGAATGATCCTTTTGGATTTCCCGATTCCTGCAAAAGCCGCGTTCGCTTTTTTGGTGGTTTTGCTCATGTTAAATTCAAATATGCCCGAGATGTTCATATTTACGCCGGAACAAAGCCGGATCAATTTATTCTTCAGCGATTCGTTTTCGATGGGCTTGAATTTATAAAACAACGGGAATATCACGGTCGGCGCAATTCGCGCTAGCAGAACGGAAAACAAAAAGAAAACTATTGCAACGGGCAACCACCAATTACCCTGAAAAACGTTTAGGGAATAATAAAACACCAGGAGCAGCGGCAGACCGATAACGGCTCCAACTCCGACGCCTTTTAGATTTTCCTTTATCCACTGATAAAAAGTCTGATTGGACATACCGTATTGATGTTCCATCCGATATCCGGTGTAGTAACTGATCGGAAATGTCAACGCACTTTCAATAAATCCGATGATGACCACAAACCACACGAACCGGGTGTACATATTGCCGGATAAAGATTCCACGTAGCGGCTGATCGCACTGCTGAATCCGGTCATGACGATGGCTATGATAAAAGCGATGCCGAGCGCCGTACTGAATAAAGAAAGGGTTAATTTGATTCGGTTATATTTTTTTTTGTCAACGGTATCCGCGTTCATTTGCTTCCTTCTTTTTGAGGGCGCAATTTAAAAAAATATCAGCCAATAACAAACTAAAAAACCTTGAAAGAGGGTACGCGAAGATACTCCATGGAAACTTCGGCATTAACGGGCTAGACTTGTGCATTAAACCAATATAGTTTCTTAGAACAGATACAGTTTCCAGTTCAAATGGCTGATTAATAGAGTGGACTTAAAATCGCGAAATAAGCCCGAAAGACTCAATGCAAAGATTGTGACATAAATCTCATTGACATTTGATTTCGGGCATTGTAAATTTTTCAAGAGCAAATCGTAGCTCTTTCTAATTTTATGATTATTGATTCC is a window encoding:
- a CDS encoding GxxExxY protein, with protein sequence MKYTEDKYPLQEQSYQIIGLCMEVHRTLGKGLLEIVYKDAIEHEFNQNNIPYAREKQFKVEYKGVILPHFFYADFVVFNKIILEVKAQKGIVDEHYAWVINYLAISKCPLGLIVNFGENSLVTKRVIL
- a CDS encoding M48 family metallopeptidase; its protein translation is MNADTVDKKKYNRIKLTLSLFSTALGIAFIIAIVMTGFSSAISRYVESLSGNMYTRFVWFVVIIGFIESALTFPISYYTGYRMEHQYGMSNQTFYQWIKENLKGVGVGAVIGLPLLLVFYYSLNVFQGNWWLPVAIVFFLFSVLLARIAPTVIFPLFYKFKPIENESLKNKLIRLCSGVNMNISGIFEFNMSKTTKKANAAFAGIGKSKRIILADTLLENFSDEEIEVVFAHEVGHYYHKHITKSMLLSMVSIFLGLFVTSWLYELLLPVFGLTSITDLAALPLLGLLLMLFGFITGPINNALSRVYERQADAYALNKTKNKTAFISAMQRLSLMNLADDEPHPVVEFLFYSHPAISKRVRAAEAFVL